CAATCAGTTTCGCGCCCAGCGCTTTCGCCCACTGACAGGCAATCAGCCCTACACCGCCTGCGGCCGCGTGGAACAGGAACGGTTCGTCGGGTTTGATTTCGTAAGTTTTGCGCAGCAGATAAAAAACGGTCAGTCCCTTCAGGAAAGAGGCAGCGGCCTGCTCATAAGAGATGGCATCAGGCAGGATAGCGGCCTTATCGGCCGGCACGTTGTGGACCGAACTGTAGGCGCCGAGCGCGGACTGCGCATACACCACGCGATCGCCTACGTTAATATGGTTAACGCCGCTGCCGACTTTGACGACGATGCCCGCCGCTTCGGTCCCTAAACCACTGGGCAGCGTGGGAGGCGGATAGAGTCCGCTGCGAATATAGGTATCGATAAAGTTAATGCCGATCGCTTTGTTTTCGACCTGGATTTCGTTTGCCGCCGGATCGGCGGGGGTAAAATCCACGGCCTGAAGCACGTCAGGGCCACCATGCTTATGAAATTCAATTCGTGTTGCCATGATTTCTCCAGTATCATCGGAAGATTAGCTTCAACTCACTTTTATCTCGGTAACTCCATTCACTATGGCAGGAAATAAACCCTTCAACAAACAACAGACTGATGTCCGTGACCGCGACCCGCAAGTTGCCGGACTGAAAGTACCGCCGCACTCGATTGAAGCGGAACAGTCGGTGTTGGGCGGTTTAATGCTGGATAACGAGCGCTGGGACGATGTTGCCGAGCGCGTGGTGGCGGAGGATTTTTATACCCGTCCACATCGTCACATCTTCACGGAGATGGGGCGGTTGCAGGAAACCGGCAGTCCGATTGACCTGATTACGCTCGCGGAATCGCTGGAGCGACAAGGGCAACTGGACAGCGTCGGCGGTTTTGCTTATCTGGCTGAACTCTCTAAAAATACGCCAAGTGCGGCGAACATCAGCGCGTATGCGGATATCGTGCGCGAACGTGCGGTTGTGCGCGACATGATCGCCGTCGCCCATGAAATTGCCGATGCGGGTTTTGATCCGCAAGGGCGCACCAGTGAGGATCTGCTCGATCTCGCCGAGTCCCGCGTCTTTAAAATCGCGGAAAGCCGCGCCAATAAAGACGAAGGCCCGAAAAACATTGCCGATGTGCTCGACGCCACCGTCGCGCGTATTGAACAACTGTTCCAGCAGCCGCACGACGGGGTGACGGGCGTTAACACCGGCTATGACGATCTCAACAAAAAGACCGCTGGCCTGCAGCCCTCAGACCTGATTATCGTCGCGGCGCGTCCGTCGATGGGGAAAACCACATTTGCAATGAACCTCGTCGAAAACGCGGCGATGTTGCAGGATAAACCGGTTCTTATCTTCAGTCTCGAGATGCCCTCTGAGCAGATTATGATGCGTTCTCTGGCCTCGCTGTCCCGCGTGGATCAGACCCGTATACGTACCGGGCAACTGGACGATGAGGACTGGGCGCGGATTTCCGGCACAATGGGCATCCTGCTGGAAAAACGTAACATCTATATCGATGATTCCTCTGGTCTGACGCCGACGGAAGTACGCTCCCGCGCGCGCCGTATCGCCCGCGAACACGGCGGTATCGGGCTGATTATGATCGACTACCTGCAACTGATGCGCGTGCCGTCGTTGTCCGACAACCGTACGCTGGAGATTGCCGAAATTTCCCGTTCGCTGAAAGCGCTGGCGAAAGAACTGCATGTGCCGGTTGTGGCGCTGTCGCAGCTTAACCGCTCGCTGGAACAACGTGCCGATAAGCGTCCGGTCAACTCCGACCTGCGTGAATCCGGCTCCATCGAACAGGATGCCGACTTGATCATGTTCATCTACCGTGACGAGGTTTATCACGAAAACAGCGACCTGAAAGGGATTGCGGAAATCATCATTGGTAAGCAACGTAACGGCCCTATCGGGACGGTGCGACTGACCTTTAACGGACAATGGTCGCGCTTTGATAATTATGCGGGACCTCAGTACGACGACGAGTAAATTTCCTTCACCCTTCACGCCGCAGGTGCGTTGACTGCGCTCGCTCACCCCGGTCACTTAGTTAACTAAGCTCCCGGGGATTCGCGGGCTTGTCGCCTTCCTGCAACGCGAATGGTTTTGGAAATTCTTTTTTTAATGAAGGAATGATAATGCAAGCGGCAACTGTAGTTATTAACCGCCGCGCTCTGCGACACAACCTGCAACGTCTGCGTGAGCTGGCACCCGCCAGTAAGCTGGTTGCGGTCGTGAAAGCGAACGCTTACGGACACGGTCTGTTAGAGACCGCGCGAACGCTCCCCGATGCTGACGCCTTTGGCGTGGCGCGTCTCGAAGAGGCGCTACGTCTGCGAGCGGGTGGGATCACGCAGCCCATCCTGCTACTGGAAGGCTTTTTTGAGGCAGCCGATCTGCCCACCATTTCCGCGCAGCGCCTGCATACGGCTGTCCATAACCAGGAGCAACTGGCCGCGCTGGAAGCCGCCGAACTGGATGAACCGGTGTCTGTGTGGATGAAACTTGATACCGGCATGCATCGTCTGGGCGTGCTTCCTGAAGAGGCGGACGCCTTCTGGCAGCGGCTGACGCAATGTAAAAACGTGCGTCAGCCGGTGAATATTGTCAGTCATTTTGCCCGTGCGGATGAGCCGGAATGTGGTGCCACTGAACGGCAGCTTGATGTGTTCAATACTTTTTGTGAAGGCAAAACGGGTCAACGCTCAATTGCCGCATCCGGCGGGATTTTACTCTGGCCGCAGTCACATTTTGACTGGGTGCGACCGGGCATCATTCTCTACGGCGTGTCGCCGTTGGAAAACCAGTCCACAGGAGCGGATTTCGGCTGTCAGCCGGTGATGTCGCTGACCTCCAGCCTGATTGCCGTGCGCGAGCATAAAGCAGGTGAGCCGGTAGGTTATGGCGGAACGTGGATCAGTGAACGTGATACGCGCCTTGGCGTCGTGGCGATGGGCTATGGCGATGGTTACCCGCGCGCAGCGCCATCCGGTACGCCGGTGCTGGTGAATGGTCGCGAAGTGCCGATTGTTGGCCGCGTGGCGATGGATATGATTTGCGTTGATCTTGGGCCGCAGGCGACTGACCAGGCCGGTGACCCGGTGATTTTATGGGGAGAGGGGCTCCCGGTTGAGCGTATTGCGGCAATGACTAAAGTTAGTGCTTACGAACTGATCACCCGCCTGACCTCACGGGTGGCGATGAAGTACGTCGACTAAGCGTACGCCATGCCGGATGACGCCAGCGCTTATCCGGCAATATTCCCACCAGGCGCTCGATCTTCCTCTCTATCCGGTTTATTGTGTCTTAACCCCTGCCTGTAAACCTGGAGAACCAACGCGTGTTTCAAAAAGTTGACGCCTACGCTGGCGACCCGATTCTGTCGCTCATGGAGCGGTTCAAAGAAGACCCGCGTAGTGACAAAGTGAATCTGAGTATCGGTCTGTATTACAACGAAGACGGGATTATCCCGCAGCTGAAGGCCGTGGCGGAAGCCGAAGCGCGTCTTAACGCGCAACCGCACGGTGCCTCGCTGTATCTGCCGATGGAAGGGTTAAATACCTATCGTCATACTATCGCGCCATTGCTGTTTGGGGCTGACCATCCGGTCCTCCAGCAGCAGCGAGTGGCGACGATCCAGACATTGGGCGGCTCTGGCGCGCTGAAAGTGGGCGCCGATTTCCTCAAGCGCTATTTCCCGGATTCTGGCGTGTGGGTCAGCGATCCGACGTGGGAAAACCATATCGCTATTTTTGAAGGGGCTGGATTTAGCGTCAGCACATACCCCTGGTACGACAATGCCACCAACGGTGTGCGTTTCAACGATCTGCTGGCGACCCTGAAAACGCTGCCAGCGCGCAGCATCGTTCTGCTGCATCCTTGCTGTCACAACCCGACCGGGGCAGATTTAACGCATGCGCAATGGGATGAGGTTATCGAGATCCTGAAAGCAGGCGATCTGATCCCGTTCCTCGACATTGCTTATCAGGGCTTTGGTGCGGGTATGGACGATGATGCCTATGCTATCCGCGCGATTGCCAGCGCCGGGCTGCCTGCGCTGGTCAGCAACTCGTTCTCGAAAATCTTCTCTCTGTACGGCGAGCGCGTCGGCGGGCTTTCTGTCGTTTGTGAAGATGCAACCACTGCAGGCCGCGTGCTGGGACAACTGAAGGCGACCGTACGCCGTAACTACTCCAGTCCACCGAACTTTGGTGCGCAGCTGGTTGCGACGGTACTCGGCGATGAAGCGCTGAAAGCCAACTGGCTGGCGGAAGTGGAGGCGATGCGAACCCGTATTCTGACCATGCGCCAGGAGCTGGTGAACGTGCTGACCGCTACGATTCCGGGACGTGATTTCGACTATCTGCTGCAACAGCGCGGCATGTTCAGCTATACCGGACTGAGCGCCGCTCAGGTCGATCGCCTGCGCGATGAGTTTGGCGTCTATCTGATTGCCAGTGGACGCATGTGCGTGGCTGGTCTGAACGTGGCGAACGTGCAGCGCGTGGCGAAGGCTTTTGCTGCGGTCATGTGATCGGTAAGCCGGATAAGGTGATATACCGCCTTATCCGGTCGGCCCATGATCGCTCTCATACTTATGTGATCCTTCTCCTTTTCCGGGACAAAACCGCAGAAAATCCTTCCTTTCACCTGCCAGCAGAGTTATGGTCAAAGAGTTTTTGAACAATCGGTCTACTAAAATGATAACTAAATAAATGACTTAACAGGGAAAAATATGCGAAGGCTCACACTGGCGCTGAGCGCCATCTGCTTGTTATTCACATTAAACCATTCCGCCAGCGCGCTGGCCTCTTCTCCTTCTCCGCTGAACCCTGGTACTAACGTTGCGAAACTCGCGGAACAAGCCCCCATTCATTGGGTTTCCGTGGCGCAGATCGAAAATAGCCTGGCGGGTCGTCCCCCGATGGCCGTCGGTTTTGATATTGATGACACCGTACTGTTTTCCAGCCCAGGCTTTTGGCGCGGTAAGAAAACCTGGTCCCCGGACAGCGAAGCCTATCTGAAGAACCCGGCATTCTGGGAGAAAATGAACAACGGTTGGGATGAGTTCAGTATTCCTAAAGAGGTTGCGCGCCTGCTGATCGATATGCACGTCCGTCGCGGCGACAGCATCTTTTTTATCACCGGACGTTCGCCAACAAAAACCGAAACCGTGTCGAAAACGCTGGCCGATAACTTCCACATTCCGGCGACAAATATGAACCCGGTCATTTTTGCTGGCGATAAGCCCGGTCAAAACACCAAAACCCAGTGGTTGCAGGATAAAAATATCCGCATGTTCTATGGCGATTCGGATAACGACATCACCGCCGCGCGCGATGCAGGCATTCGTGGGATCCGAATCCTGCGCGCCTCAAACTCGACCTACAAACCGTTGCCGCAGGCTGGCGGGTATGGTGAAGAAGTGATCGTAAATTCGGAGTATTAAGAGGCGGGAAGGGCATTTGCTGTTTTTTTAAACAAAATTGATCTGCCAGCTTTTACCTTTTGCTGTCTTGCTGCACACTGAGTAGATGACATTTCAGTGGAGCATCACGCTTGCGAGGGGAATAACGATGACCAATTCGGAGTTACTGCAATACTGCATGGCGAAAGTCGGCGCTGAGCAGAGTGTGCACAGTGACTGGAAAGCCACACAAATCAAAGTTGAAGATGTGCTCTTTGCCATGGTGAAAGAGGTGGAAGATCGCCCGGCGGTATCTCTGAAAACCAGCCCCGAACTGGCGGAATTGTTACGCCAGAAGCACAGCGATGTGCGTCCGAGCCGACATCTCAATAAGGCGCACTGGAGCACCGTTTATCTCGACGGCTCGCTGCCGGATTCACAAATCTATTATCTGGTGGATGCGTCATACCAACAGGCGGTCAATACACTACCGGAAGAGAAACGCAAACAGTTGCAATGAACAACGCCGTTCACATTTTCACATGAACGGCGTTTTGCGTTTTACAGCATCGGTTTGAGGAAGCGGGCAGTATGCGATGCTTCACATTCCGCCACGGTCTCAGGTGTACCGGAGACGAGGATTTCCCCGCCGCCGCTACCGCCCTCGGGTCCCAGGTCGACGATCCAGTCCGCCGTTTTGATGACGTCCAGGTTGTGCTCAATCACCACGATAGTGTTGCCCTGGTCGCGTAACTGATGGAGCACGTCCAGCAACTGCTGAATATCGGCAAAGTGCAGACCGGTGGTCGGTTCATCCAGAATATAGAGCGTCTGACCGGTACCGCGTTTCGACAGTTCACGCGCTAACTTCACGCGCTGCGCTTCACCGCCGGAAAGCGTCGTCGCCGACTGGCCGAGACGAATGTAGGTCAGACCCACATCCATCAGGGTTTGCAGCTTCCGCGCCAGCGCCGGAACGGCATCAAAGAACTCGCGGGCTTCTTCGATAGTCATATCCAGTACTTCGTGGATGGTTTTGCCCTTGTACTTAATCTCCAGCGTTTCGCGGTTATAGCGCTTGCCTTTGCACTGGTCGCAAGGTACGTAAATATCCGGCAGGAAGTGCATTTCGACTTTAATCACGCCATCGCCCTGACAGGCTTCGCAACGCCCACCGCGAACGTTAAAGCTGAAACGCCCCGGTGTATAGCCGCGTGAGCGTGATTCCGGCACTCCGGCAAACAGTTCGCGTACCGGCGTAAACACCCCGGTATAGGTTGCCGGGTTGGAACGCGGCGTCCGGCCGATTGGGCTCTGATCGATATCGATAACTTTGTCGAAATGCTCCAGTCCCTGCACGTCACGATACGGTGCCGGTTCGGCGATCGTGGCGCCGTTCAGCTGGCGCTGAGCAATCGGGAACAGCGTATCGTTGATCAGGGTCGATTTACCGGAACCCGACACGCCGGTGATGCAGGTGAACAGTCCCACCGGCAGTGTCAGCGTCACGTCTTTCAGGTTGTTGCCGCGTGCGCCGGTCAGTTTCAGCACTTTCTCCGGATTCGCAGGCACCCGCTGTTTCGGCACTGCAATCTTGCGCTTGCCACTCATGTACTGGCCGGTCAGGGATTCCGGTACCGCCATAATGGCTTCCAGCGGACCTTCGGCAACGACTTCGCCACCGTGGACGCCGGCTCCCGGACCGATATCAATCACGTGATCGGCGGCGCGAATCGCATCTTCATCGTGCTCCACCACTATCACGGTATTGCCCAGATTACGCAGGTGGATCAGCGTCCCCAGCAGACGTTCGTTATCGCGCTGATGAAGACCGATGGACGGTTCATCCAGCACGTACATCACCCCGACCAGCCCGGCACCAATCTGACTTGCCAGACGAATACGTTGGGCTTCACCGCCGGACAGCGTTTCCGCGGAACGGGACAGCGTCAGGTAGTTAAGGCCGACATTGACCAGGAACTTGAGGCGATCGCCAATCTCTTTGAGGATTTTCTCTGCAATCTTCGCCCGCTGACCTGCGAGCTTGAGATTGTTGAAGAAGTCCATCGCATGGCCGATGCTCATGTCAGAGATGGTCGGCAGCGGCGTATTCTCAACGAAGACGTGGCGGGCTTCGCGACGCAGACGGGTTCCTTCACAGCTGGCGCACGGACGGTTGCTGATGAACTTAGCTAACTCTTCACGTACCGCACTGGATTCCGTCTCTTTATAGCGGCGCTCCATATTGTGCAGCACGCCTTCAAACGGATGGCGGCGCACGGAGGTGTCGCCACGATCGTTCATATACTTAAATTCAATATTCTCTTTCCCGGAGCCGTACAGCACCACTTTATGCACGTTCGCATTCAGGCTGGCCCATGGGGCTTCAACGTCGAACTTATAGTGTTCCGCCAGTGATTTCAGCATCTGGAAATAATAGAAGTTCCGCCGATCCCAGCCACGGATGGCGCCGCCAGCCAGCGACAGCTCAGGGTTCTGGATCACGCGATCGGGGTCAAAATACTGCTGTACGCCGAGGCCGTCGCAGGTTGGACAGGCACCCGCCGGGTTGTTAAAGGAGAACAGGCGCGGTTCCAGTTCGCGCATGCTGTAGCCACAAATTGGGCAGGCAAAGTTGGCGGAAAAGAGCAGTTCTTCTGCTTTTTCGTCGTCCATATCGGCAACCACCGCCGTCCCGCCGGAAAGCTCCAGCGCGGTCTCAAACGATTCCGCCAGACGGGTGCTGAGATCGTCACGCACTTTGAAACGATCAATCACCACTTCGATGGTGTGTTTCTTTTGTAGCTCCAGTTTTGGCGGATCGGATAGGTCACACACTTCGCCATCAATACGGGCGCGGATATAACCCTGGCTTGCCAGGTTTTCCAGCGTTTTGGTGTGCTCGCCCTTCCGCTCTTTAATGACCGGTGCCAGCAGCATCAGACGCTTGCCTTCCGGTTGCGACAGGACGTTATCCACCATTTGACTGACGGTCTGCGCCGCCAGTGGGACATCGTGATCCGGGCAGCGCGGTTCGCCGACGCGGGCAAACAGCAGACGCAGGTAGTCGTGGATCTCGGTAATGGTACCAACCGTGGAGCGCGGGTTGTGAGACGTCGACTTTTGTTCAATTGAGATGGCGGGTGACAACCCCTCAATATGATCGACATCCGGCTTTTCCATCAGCGACAGAAACTGACGCGCATAGGCAGAAAGGGATTCAACGTAACGACGCTGCCCTTCGGCATACAAGGTGTCGAAAGCGAGCGAGGATTTGCCTGACCCCGAAAGCCCGGTCACGACAATCAATTTGTCGCGGGGGATGACGAGGTTGATGTTTTTGAGATTATGGGTGCGGGCGCCCCGAACTTCGATCTTATCCATTCACCTTTCCCGGATTAAACGCTTTTTTGCCCGGCGCAGCAGGGTGCCACCGGCGATCACAAACGGTTAATTATGACACAATAAAACCTGAATGGATATACAGTATTGGAATGCAAAACACAGAGTCTTGTGTAACAATGTCCGGCTGAAGTTGTTTCGCGGAATCCGCGTCGCAACGTAGTAAAATCGCTATTGGTAATGCTACAATCGCGCGTTTACACTTATTAAGAAACGTTTTCAGGAGACTCGATCATGGCCAGCAGAGGCGTAAACAAGGTTATTCTCGTGGGTAATCTGGGCCAGGACCCGGAAGTACGCTACATGCCGAATGGTGGCGCTGTTGCCAACATCACGCTGGCTACTTCCGAATCCTGGCGTGACAAGCAGACCGGCGAGATGAAAGAGCAGACGGAATGGCACCGCGTTGTGCTGTTCGGCAAACTGGCGGAAGTCGCCAGCGAATATCTGCGTAAAGGTTCTCAGGTCTACATTGAGGGCCAGCTGCGTACCCGCAAATGGACCGATCAGTCCGGCGTTGAGAAGTACACCACGGAAGTGGTGGTGAACGTTGGCGGCACCATGCAAATGCTGGGTGGTCGTCAGGGCGGCGGCGCACCGGCTGGTGGCCAGCAGCAGCAAGGTAGTTGGGGTCAGCCTCAGCAGCCACAGGGCGGTAACCAGTTCAGCGGCGGCGCGCAGCCTCGCCCGCAGCAGCAGTCAGCTCCGGCAGCCCCGTCTAACGAACCGCCAATGGATTTCGACGACGATATCCCGTTCTGATCATTATTAATGTCGAAATCTCAGTACCGTTATAAGACCCCGTGAAAACGGGGTTTTTTTGTCAGTTTATCTCCCGCAAAGTAAATAAACCTACATACTTTTCAATAAGATAATTAAACTGCTTGTGATCAAGTCATGGCGATAATTATCGGTTATCCTGCGTTCGCAACTTTCACCCATCAAGACTGAACCTTGCCGGGCTTTTCAGGGAAACACGATCAGCCTGTCAGCGAACACAAGGAAATTAGAATGAACAAAGCCATTTTAATGCCGGTTGATATTCTGGCGATGGACCTTTCTGACAAAGCGATTGCCTGGGCCGATCACATGCTCAATAAAGAGGAGGGCGTTCTGCATCTGCTGCACGTTTTCCCCAAACTGCACACGTCGCCGATTCGCGGTTTTGCTTCGGATATCAAAAAATACGAAGAGTACATGACCAACGATGCGCAGGAGAAAATGCTCGCCCTGGCGAGAAAATTCAAAACGCCGCTGGAGAGGATTCGCTTTGAAGTCCGTCACGGCAATATTCGCGATGAGGTGAACGACGCGGCGGCGGCGCATAATGCTGAAATGATTATTATCGGCTCACGCAAGCCGGGGATTGCCACCCATCTGCTGGGCTCGGCAGCTGCCAATATTTTACGTTACGCAAAGGTGCCGGTAATGGTTGTGCGTTAATCCGCCATCGCAGACGAAAAAGGCCTCCCGTTTTGGGAGGCCTTTTTACTGCCGGATACCCGCCGGTTATTTCCGGCGGAATTTGCGGGTGAGCGGTTTCTCAATCTCAACAATGAAGAACAGCGCGATGCCAATGGCAAAGGTAATGCCCCAGTAGCGCAGCGGTAGCGCTTCGGTACCAAACAGCATCTGCAGGAACGGGATATAGATAATCGCTAGCTGCAGCAGCAACAGAATACCGCTGACCAGCCAGATGCCTTTATTCATCAGCAGACCGCGACCCAGCGAGAAGCCATCAGAGACGCGGCAGTTAAGCATATAGACCCACTGCGCCGTCACCAGCGTCTGCAACAGAACCGTACGGATGAATTCCGGGCTGTGACCGCGTGGCTGCAGCCAGGCTTCCAGCATAAAGGCGCAGGCGGCAATCAGCGTACCGACAAAACCAACGCGCCAGATAGCAAAGCCATCCATCACGTTCTCGTTACTCTGACGCGGTGGGCGGCGCATGATATTGCGCTCACCGGCTTCAAACGCCAGGCCGAATGACAGCGTGGCGGAGGTCGCCATGTTCATCCACAGGATCAGCACCGGGGTCAGGGGGATCAAATTACCCGCCAGCAGCGCGACGATGATCAGCAGGCCCTGCGCCAGGTTAGTTGGCATGATAAACAGAATGGTTTTCTTCAGGTTGTCGTAGACGCGACGCCCCTCCTGTACCGCGCTGGCGATGGTCGCGAAGTTATCGTCCGTCAGCACCATGTCGGCGGCTTCTTTCGTCACTTCGGTGCCTTTAATACCCATCGCGATCCCCACGTCGGCCTGCTTCAGCGCCGGGGCATCGTTCACGCCATCGCCTGTCATGCCGACGATCTCACCCTTATCTTGCAGGGCTTTTACCAGACGCAGTTTATGTTCCGGGCTGGTACGGGCAAAAATATCGTAGGTGACGGCGGCTTCGGCGAGTTCAGCCTCATTCATCTGCTCGAGCTCATAGCCCGTCACCGCGTGGCGGCTGTTATGGATGCCCAACATGCCGCCGATGCTCATGGCGGTTTGCGGGTGATCGCCGGTGATCATTTTGACGCGGATCCCGGCCTGCTGACAGGTGTCGATCGCCGCAATGGCTTCCGGGCGCGGCGGATCCATCATCCCGGCGATGCCGAGGAAAATGAGCCCTTCGTGCAGACAGTCATGGGTTAGCGCACTGGCATCGGCACGCGTGGGTTTCCAGGCGGCGGCCACCATTCGCAGGCCTTCTTTGGCATAGCGGGCAATTTCAGCCTCCCAGTGCGGCTGGGTAAAGGCTTCCGTACCGTTCGCGGTTTGCTGCAATTGGCAGAGTTTAAACAGCACATCCGGCGCCCCGGTCACCAGCACGCGCTCGTCGTCGCCGATGCGATAGTGCGTCGCCATGTATTTGTACTGGGAATCGAACGGGATTTTACTGCGCAGTTCGCAGTCAATGGCTGGCAGCATCGCTTTGGCGGCCAGCACTTTCAGCGCCCCTTCAGTTGGCCCGCCGGTAATCCCCCAGTGGCCCTTTTCATCGCGAATCAACTGGCTGTCGTTGCACAGGTCAATCGTGCGCAGATAGTTTTCAAGCAGACTGCCTGGCACAATCTCTGCCAGCGCGTCGTTTTCCTCGACGTGGATCTCACCCGCTGGCTCGTAGCTATTGCCCTGCACGCGGTAATTTTTATCTGCCGTGATGATGGCCTTGACCGTCATCTCGTTCATGGTCAGGGTGCCGGTCTTATCGGAACAGATCACCGACATGGCACCCAGCGTTTCAACAGTAGGCAATTTGCGGATAATCGCGTGTTTGCGGGCCATGGTCTGTACGCCCAGCGACAAGATGATCGAGATAATCGCCGGTAAGCCTTCCGGTACGGCCGCGACAGCAAGGCTGATTAACGAAAGCAGCAGTTCACCCATCGGCATGTCGCGCAGCAGCAGGCTGAAGATAAACAGCCCGACCATCATGGCGAGAATGAGGGAGAAAATCGCTTTGCCGAGCTTATCCATCTGCACCAGTAGCGGCGTACGGTGCTTCTCGATCCCGGTCATCATCTGGTTAATATGGCCCAGTTCCGTCGCTTCCCCGGTGGCGATCACCACGCCAAGCCCGGCTCCGGCACTAATGGTGGTGCCAGAGAACAGCAGGTTTTTGCGATCGCCCAGCGGCAGTTCGCCTGTCAGCGCATCTGCTGTTTTATCCACCACGGTAGATTCGCCGGTCAGGATGGCCTCTTCAACCCGCAGGTTGTGAGCCTCCATGACGCGAAGATCGGCGGGGATGCGGCCGCCCGCCCGCAGCACTACGATATCGCCAACGACCAGCTCGGTGGTCGCGACCGTCTCATGTTGCCCGTTACGCACCACCACGGCGGAAGCGGAGAGCATATTGCGGATACTTTTCAGCGACTTTTCCGCGTTATTTTCCTGAATGTGACCTATCAGGGCATTGATCACTGCGACGCCGAGGATGACGGCAGTATCCACCCAGTGCCCCATCACGGCGGTGAGGGCCGCTGCGGCGATCAGAACGTAAATTAGAACATCGTGAAAATGGGCCAGAAAGCGTAGCCAGGCAGGTTTGCCGGCTTTTTCAGGCAGTGCGTTAAGGCCATCCCTGGCGAGACGTGCGCTGGCCTCATTATGAGTCAGCCCGGAAGGTTGGCTCTGCTGATTTTTCAGAACCTCCTCAACGGTCAGCTGGTACGGCTTTTTTCCAGCGCATGGCGCAGAATGGAGACGATTGCTGTTCGGCATTCTGGTCAAAGTAAAATTCCTCGAAGTATTAAATTTTAATATTTTGAAACACACGCATACTATTTGAATAATGCCTGCAGATATTTGACATTAATCAATGGCCTTTCTGTAATTATTATTTTATCTTTGAATGAAGATGATATTTTCCCATGCGTGTCATGGGGTTAAATGGAAATGTAAATTTAGGAAAGGAGGTTTTATGTTTGGAATTTATAATGCTAAGAAGTTGATTTTATTGATTGTTTTTGCGATTGTTGTAGCAGCCATTAGCGGTATTTCAACTTATGCCTTTGTAAAATATCTGGGGTGAGAATAATAAAAACAGCCTTCCTTACATAACTTTTAAATCCTGAATAATAATGACAATAGGGAAGCTGATACAGAACGAAATAATATATTTTTAGCTGCGGTCTGTTGAGTAAACAGACCGCACCAGATGAACGCATAATAGACATGGGCTTGCTGAAATCGGGACGGGATGATTTTTTCCGCAAGAGATAGGGTTGGCATTTTCTGGAAACAATAAAAAGCCTCCGTCAGGGAGGCTCAGGTGAAATCAGGTGAAATCAGGTCAATACCATCGGCCACTCTGGCGGGGTCTGACTCATCACTTCGACCATCACGGATTCAATGTTCTTCCAGATGGCGGAGAGATCCATCAGGGTGATGCCGAGTAATCCCGTCGCAAACCAACAGGCGGCGGCGACGCCGA
The DNA window shown above is from Citrobacter farmeri and carries:
- the ssb1 gene encoding single-stranded DNA-binding protein SSB1 produces the protein MASRGVNKVILVGNLGQDPEVRYMPNGGAVANITLATSESWRDKQTGEMKEQTEWHRVVLFGKLAEVASEYLRKGSQVYIEGQLRTRKWTDQSGVEKYTTEVVVNVGGTMQMLGGRQGGGAPAGGQQQQGSWGQPQQPQGGNQFSGGAQPRPQQQSAPAAPSNEPPMDFDDDIPF
- a CDS encoding cation-transporting P-type ATPase, which encodes MTRMPNSNRLHSAPCAGKKPYQLTVEEVLKNQQSQPSGLTHNEASARLARDGLNALPEKAGKPAWLRFLAHFHDVLIYVLIAAAALTAVMGHWVDTAVILGVAVINALIGHIQENNAEKSLKSIRNMLSASAVVVRNGQHETVATTELVVGDIVVLRAGGRIPADLRVMEAHNLRVEEAILTGESTVVDKTADALTGELPLGDRKNLLFSGTTISAGAGLGVVIATGEATELGHINQMMTGIEKHRTPLLVQMDKLGKAIFSLILAMMVGLFIFSLLLRDMPMGELLLSLISLAVAAVPEGLPAIISIILSLGVQTMARKHAIIRKLPTVETLGAMSVICSDKTGTLTMNEMTVKAIITADKNYRVQGNSYEPAGEIHVEENDALAEIVPGSLLENYLRTIDLCNDSQLIRDEKGHWGITGGPTEGALKVLAAKAMLPAIDCELRSKIPFDSQYKYMATHYRIGDDERVLVTGAPDVLFKLCQLQQTANGTEAFTQPHWEAEIARYAKEGLRMVAAAWKPTRADASALTHDCLHEGLIFLGIAGMMDPPRPEAIAAIDTCQQAGIRVKMITGDHPQTAMSIGGMLGIHNSRHAVTGYELEQMNEAELAEAAVTYDIFARTSPEHKLRLVKALQDKGEIVGMTGDGVNDAPALKQADVGIAMGIKGTEVTKEAADMVLTDDNFATIASAVQEGRRVYDNLKKTILFIMPTNLAQGLLIIVALLAGNLIPLTPVLILWMNMATSATLSFGLAFEAGERNIMRRPPRQSNENVMDGFAIWRVGFVGTLIAACAFMLEAWLQPRGHSPEFIRTVLLQTLVTAQWVYMLNCRVSDGFSLGRGLLMNKGIWLVSGILLLLQLAIIYIPFLQMLFGTEALPLRYWGITFAIGIALFFIVEIEKPLTRKFRRK
- a CDS encoding universal stress protein; this encodes MNKAILMPVDILAMDLSDKAIAWADHMLNKEEGVLHLLHVFPKLHTSPIRGFASDIKKYEEYMTNDAQEKMLALARKFKTPLERIRFEVRHGNIRDEVNDAAAAHNAEMIIIGSRKPGIATHLLGSAAANILRYAKVPVMVVR
- the uvrA gene encoding excinuclease ABC subunit UvrA, which produces MDKIEVRGARTHNLKNINLVIPRDKLIVVTGLSGSGKSSLAFDTLYAEGQRRYVESLSAYARQFLSLMEKPDVDHIEGLSPAISIEQKSTSHNPRSTVGTITEIHDYLRLLFARVGEPRCPDHDVPLAAQTVSQMVDNVLSQPEGKRLMLLAPVIKERKGEHTKTLENLASQGYIRARIDGEVCDLSDPPKLELQKKHTIEVVIDRFKVRDDLSTRLAESFETALELSGGTAVVADMDDEKAEELLFSANFACPICGYSMRELEPRLFSFNNPAGACPTCDGLGVQQYFDPDRVIQNPELSLAGGAIRGWDRRNFYYFQMLKSLAEHYKFDVEAPWASLNANVHKVVLYGSGKENIEFKYMNDRGDTSVRRHPFEGVLHNMERRYKETESSAVREELAKFISNRPCASCEGTRLRREARHVFVENTPLPTISDMSIGHAMDFFNNLKLAGQRAKIAEKILKEIGDRLKFLVNVGLNYLTLSRSAETLSGGEAQRIRLASQIGAGLVGVMYVLDEPSIGLHQRDNERLLGTLIHLRNLGNTVIVVEHDEDAIRAADHVIDIGPGAGVHGGEVVAEGPLEAIMAVPESLTGQYMSGKRKIAVPKQRVPANPEKVLKLTGARGNNLKDVTLTLPVGLFTCITGVSGSGKSTLINDTLFPIAQRQLNGATIAEPAPYRDVQGLEHFDKVIDIDQSPIGRTPRSNPATYTGVFTPVRELFAGVPESRSRGYTPGRFSFNVRGGRCEACQGDGVIKVEMHFLPDIYVPCDQCKGKRYNRETLEIKYKGKTIHEVLDMTIEEAREFFDAVPALARKLQTLMDVGLTYIRLGQSATTLSGGEAQRVKLARELSKRGTGQTLYILDEPTTGLHFADIQQLLDVLHQLRDQGNTIVVIEHNLDVIKTADWIVDLGPEGGSGGGEILVSGTPETVAECEASHTARFLKPML